DNA from Evansella sp. LMS18:
AATGATTTTTTCTTTTGCGATGGATGCCCAGGAAGTTGTATTTACGCAACAAGTGATCGGTCTATCCGAATTTGAGTATAGTTTATTGATTAGTATAACTGGTGTTGGTTCTGTTGTTGGAGCTTTATTATTGTCCGTTTTTTCAAATAGGTTTTCCCTTAGATATATGATTACTATCGGTTTAATCATGACGACAATTGGCTATGTAATCTATGCGTTTTCCTGGTCATTTGCCTCCATAGTTGTTGGTTTTATCATCTTAGGGTTCTTTAATGTCTTTGTAAATGCAGGAATTATGACCTTTTATCAAAACAATGTTCCTGTTGCTGTAATGGGGAGAGTTACAAGTATTTACCAGCTAATCCAAAGTGCTGTCCAGGTAGTATTTATTTTAGGTATTGGAGTAGCAGCAGACATTGTTTCCCTGCGACTTACAATAGTGACTTTGGCCATACTTATGTTGCTATCATCTGTTATTTTTTCAATTTCTATATTAAACCCCAATAAAAAAGGTTTTTATCGAGAGGGCAATAATGATAAAGGAGAAGTAGATATAGAAGTAAAATAATAGTTAAGTATCTTGAAGGGTTGAAGATGCTTAATGGAAAGAATATATACTGATTTAACAATAAAGGAAAGTGTAAAGGCATCTGGTAATCATCTAAATATTTCTGGGTGTTTTCCAATAATTCAATATTAAAGAAACGGGTAGGGCCAGCGAAAAAAGCTGTCACTGCTTTTGTTTCACAAACGGATAGCTTTAGTAAAACAAGCTGCTTTACTGGGCATGAGAAAGATTGTTAAAGAAAAGCAGGGGATTTAAGGAACGGGAGGGGAAGCCAAGATGAAAAAAACAGTTTTATTTATTCACAGTGCTGGTCCGCAAGAAGGAGGAGAAGGAAGCAGCAACCTGTCAGCGTATTTGGAACGAAAACTTGGGAATCAATATAATTTTGTTTGTCCAAAGATGCCTAACCCGGAGAACCCCAAATATATCCTATGGAAGAAACAGCTTGAAAAAGACCTGGATAAGCTTAACGGAGAGGTAATTTTAATTGGTCATTCATTGGGAGTATCTGTTTTATTAAAGTACCTTTCCGAGGAATCATCTAACCTGATTTTCTGTGGTTTGTTTATCATTGCTTCACCATACTGGGGGTTAGATGAAGATTGGCAGTTGAAAGATTTCATGCTCCAAAGTAATTTTCAGAAAAGTTTGCCCGAAATTCCCAGCCTATTTCTTTACCACAGCCGCGACGAAGTGATTGTACCTGTTAAACATCATAAAACCTATTCAGAAAAACTTCCGCAAGCATCCACACGGGAACTTGAAGGCAATCAACATTTGTTCCATAATGGCCTACCTGTATTGGTAAAGGATATAGAGAGATTATAAGGAATTATATTATTAATCTTCTTCAATCCTGCCAATTTCTTTTTTTCCATCTTCGCTGTTATCTTCTTTATTCTCGATTATATTTTAAAGCGAAAGTTTAAGTCGGAGAGTAAATTTTAAGACATTCTATTCTTAAAATAAAGAGCAAGCGATAGCACAAGAAGCTGACGTTGCTCTTATTCAACAAACAGGGAGATTACTTCAAGAAGGGGAATCTTATGAGAGAGAAAGGGAGAGATAAATGTTTCCAACATTAGAAACAGATAGATTGGTATTAAGAGAAATTTCAAAGAATGATGCAGAGGGCATATTCGCATGTTTTTCTAATGCAAATGTAACGAGATACTATGGTCAAGAGACGTTAGAAAATATAGAACAAGCGTCAGCATTTGTCGATTTCTTTACAAACAGTTATAAGGAGAAAAGAGGAATACGCTGGGGAATAGAAAGAAAGGGAACTAAAGGAATAATTGGGACTATTGGATTTAATGCTTGGTCTCCTAAACATAAGCGAGCAGAAATAGGTTATGAAATTCATCCTAAACAGTGGAGAAAAGGTTACACCTCAGAGGCAGTATCAGAAGTCATTGAATATGGATTTGGAGAATTAGGTCTTACTCGTATAGGGGCTCTTGTCTTTATAGATAATGAGGCATCCAATAATTTACTTGCTAAGGTTGGCTTTCAAAAAGAAGGAATTCTAAGGGATTATATGTATCAAAATGGAGAGGCGTATGATACATATGTTTATTCCTTACTAAAAAATAGATAACGTTCAAATTTCGTTAACGGCGAGTGTTAGTTGAAGGAGAGAAAATCTTTACACGAAAAAATGCACCTGAAATTGGGTGCTTTTTCTGTTGTTTTAATGAATGTGATTTCATTGTCATTTGGTATGGAAATTAGTACGCTAATTACCTTCCTTTTTTACAGATTGTCTCCCAAAATCGATGATCCCATTACTGACATTATCCTTGTTCTTTTTACAAATGCCTTAACCTGCATGGAAAAATGGGTCGTCCCGTTACAAGGGCAACCCATTTTGCTGTTATTTATCCAATTCAATCGTTTCATTAATATCTGCTGATTCAGAATCCTGCCCTGTCATGCGTTTATAGTAAAAGGCGATTTTCTTCGTGAAATTACCGGTGTCCCAATATTCGGCTGCTTCCGCATTTACCTTTATGAGGACAATATCAGGATCGTCATAAGAAGTTTGCATGATTTTCTCGTGTCCTTTACTCCAGAATTCTTTTTTCTTTTCTACGTCTTCAACGATTTCAGCTCTTCCACGGACAGAAACATAGGAGTCACCTGCATAAGCCACATTAACATCTTGATCATGTAAAATCTCTTCATATTTATTAGTCTCTTTTTTGGTAAAAAACCATAAGTCCCCATCAAACTCTACTTCCTGAGTTTTCATTGGCCGGGAAACAAGTCCTTCTTCCGTGGCAGTTGTCAGCATGGCCGTTTCTACATCTTTGATTAGTTCCCGTAAGGTTTCCATTTCTTCCTGTTTCGGCTTGTTAGACATCTCTATCACCTCATTTACTGTTTATAGAGATAATCTACCCTTAACATCAACTTTTAATCGGGACAGGGGGAGAGGTCCGCTGTCTCAGGGGTGCTTACCGGCGGGTTCCCCTTACTTGGAAGTAGGAAAATCGTTCTCCTGTCTTCCTGTTTTTTTGAAAAACTTCTTATTCTGACAATTGGAAAAATATGCTATACTCAGACTATGTTTTGTTCAGGTGCTTGAATTCGTAATTTGAAATATAGGAAATAATAATCCAGGCAATTTAAATTACCGAGTAATCAGATGTGGAATAAAACCTGATTTCTCATGTTTATATTTGGAGTAATTTCAGTTCTGTGAGAAATACCTTATTTATAAGGAATTCTGCATTATTAAGTATTAAAATTCCGCTATATATTGGCTCACTTATAACTTTTTCTTTTTCCAAATGAAACTAATATTAAAAATGACGAGAAAATGAAATTTTGTGATGCGAGGGTGATCTCGGACTAAAAACCCCTGGGACAGGTTCCTCGCCCCAGGGGACAGAAGGACAGGTCTCTTGGCCCACCCCGGGAAAGTGAATCTGTCCATCTGTCCCTGTGGTAAAATATAGTTAATCGCTAATAGGAATGAGGAGGATTAAAATGCAATACCTAATTTCCGCATATGATGGAACAGATGAAAAAGCATTGGAACGCAGGTTAGCCGTTAGGGAAGAACATTTAAGATTAGTAGAGAAGAGGCTTGCGAAGGGGGAGCACTTATACGGAGGCGCAATCCTTGATGATGAGGGTAAAATGATTGGTTCCATGATGGTGGTCGATTTTCCTTCAAGAGAGGAACTGGATAACTGGTTAAAGGCAGAACCTTATGTTGTAGGAAACGTGTGGCAAAAAATAGACATACAGCCCTTCAAAGTAGCATCTTTATTTTTGAGATAGAGAAATTGGGGGGACATGGGAACAGGTCCCACGTCTTAATCTGGCCAGGGAAATCTGTGAACAGTATCCCTCGTTAATTGAAGAAGGGAGAATATTTACAAAGAAAAAAGAACCTGACAATTCAGGTTCTTTTTACATCGAAAGGGACAGTGGACCTGTCCCTCTGTCCTATTATTTAGCTACTTTTACCTTCACTTCTTTTGCAGTTTCCGCAGAAGCTTCTGCTTTTTGCTCTTTATCCATCTGCTTTACAATTGCAGGAGCAGTCCATAATGGTGGAAGCAGCAATAAAGATACAGGTACTGCTGTTACCACAATAAAGTTTTGCAGTGCCTGGATACTTCCTTCACCAATTGTCAGCAGTACTGCAGATAAAATACCAAACAAAATTACCCAAAAGACCCTCATCCATTTTTGCGGATGATCCGTACCTTGCAAGGTTACTGCTACTGTATATGAGATGGAATCAACTGTAGTCGATACAAAAACGATACTGACAATTAAGAATCCAAGAGCGAGCCAGAATCCCATAGGCAACTGGTCCATCACAGCCATTACTGTTGCGGGCATTCCTCCCTCAGCTAATGGGTTTGAGATGGAACCAGGATTTGTCAGTTCATAAGATAACCCTGTACCGCCTACAACAGAAAACCAGAAATTACTAACTAATGGAGCAATGATAGACACTGCTACTATAAGCTCTCTGATAGAGCGGCCACGGGATATTTTACTGATAAAAATAGCGAGCATTGGTGCATACCCCAGGAACCAGCCCCAGAAAAATACAGTCCAGTAGCCAAGCCACGCTTGATCGCCCCGGTATAAGTTCATTTGGAAAAAATTCTGCAGCTGAAAAGCTTGCGCTCCAATAAACGAATCTATTAAAAACATTGTTGGGCCTATAATGAGAATAATTGCTGCTAATGCTACAACAAATATCACATTCAGACGGCTTAAAAACTGTATACCTCTGTCCACACCAGTTGCTACTGATATAGCAGCTATAAGGATGAGGGCTCCAACAACGATAATATTCGTAGCCAAAGTATTAGGAATATCGAATAAGAAATGAAGACCATATCCAATTTGAAGTCCTAAAAATCCGATAGGACCCATTGTTCCTGCAGCAACTGCAATAATTGAAACGATATCTGCAGTTGAACCAATAATACTTTTATTAAATATCTTTTCTCCGAAAATAGGATATAAAATTGCACGTGGTTTAAGTGGGTATCCTTTATGATAATGTACATACATTAGGACGATTGTAGATAAAGTGCCTAAACACGCCCAAGCCAGGAAGCCCCAGTGTACAAAGCTTTGGGATAAAGCAGGGATGATTGCCTCTTGTGGTGTCATCCCATCATTCCCAAACAACGGCGGCGTTGTAACAAAATGATAGATTGGCTCAGATGCAGCCCAGAATACTCCACCACTAGCCAGAAGCGTACATAAAATCATTGAAATCCAACGGAAAGAGCCATTCTCAGGCTTCTCCATTTTTCCTAATTTTAAATTACCATACTTTGAAAAAGCTAAAATAATTCCAACTACAAAATTTCCCAGTAATAACAACTGCCAGTAAGCACCAAAAAATGTTACTGACCAATTGAATGATTCAGTAACCATACTTTCAACCAGATCTATGTTAGCTAGTGCAATGATAACAAAGAGGAATAGAAACCCTCCACTAACAGCAAATGTAGTCCAGTCCGTCTTCAAATTCTTTATTGTATTCATTCTTTTCCTCCCATAAAGTATAACGAAGCGAGATCGTTATTTGAATCTTCTGTTGATCACCTTTTATTATTAGAGGAAAAGACTACGGAACCGAAGTGCCACTTGCTCTCTTTCTAATCCGTCTGCACCTAAAATAATCGTCTAAGATAATTTCACCTGCCTGTCTGTTCATACATATGATTTATATATTCATTAGCCGTAAAGTGACAAGCTAATATTATAGTAATAAAACGTTCAACAGTCAAACCTTAATTTTTTGAGGGCATATGAAGTGCAAGAGGGGAGGGGAGCAGGCAGGTATTGTTCCTGCTGTCGAAGGGAGAGTCTGATATATAAAAATTATTCGACAAGTGCCAGGCACTTGTCGAATTTTCTTTATTCCCCGGTGCTTCCGTCAAGTGCTTCAGGAATCATTGTGAACCCGTCCACCACCGTGTCTTCATCTACTTCAATCATCAAGTATTTTTTCCCATAGAAGTTAATCTGTTTCACGTAACTTAAATCCTGGGGGCTGATGGAGATGTTGGCAACTTTCGTTTCGATCTTAATGGATTTGGATGCATACTTCGGCACAATGTTTTTTGCTTTTATTTCGTATCTGTTGTCATTCACCACGGTCTGGAAAGCAGCTTCCACTTTTTCGGTGTTGATATCTTTGACCCCGCTCGACGATAAAACTCGTTCCACGTCCTTATAATCCAGACGGGGAGCTTCTTCCGCTTCTTTATTCTCCTCGACGATGTGATGGATTTCTTCATAGACCCTTGAAAGAGTTTCCGTGTTTACTTTGTCTCCTGTAACATTTCTGACGACTTCCTCAAAAATAATTTTATCCTCTGCGGCAGTGATGGTTTCTTCTCCATTTAATACTTCCTCAATGAACTGGTAGTCTGGTTCGTTTGCTTTTCCAGCTGCATAGAGAACGTGGTTCACATCGGCAGCATTATTCGTGAAACATGGAAACAGGAAGCCGCTGATTGGCGCGTTTAAGTTTATGATTGGATCTACGACAATATTGTATTTGAATTCTCTTTGAGTATAGTCAAAAAGCAATTCCTTTTTTGGATCCTGGGTAACATTTATGGAACACAGAATAAATGGATGGGTATACACAGGACTCCGCTCATTTTCTTCCGATTCCTCATTCTGGCTTTTTACGGATTTGAAATACTCTCCCCGAATAAATGTGATTACAATGTCTTTCTCGTATTCCTTCGTTTTCAGGATTTTTTCGGTAATGCGCAGCATGTTGTTAGTCCATTCTTCTGTATCAGTGCTCAGCAAAGCCTGGTGTAAAATAAGCTGGCTGCTGTCCTGAACGTCCCGCTGAAACTTCAGTTCGAACAACTTTTCATCGAGCTGGCCCCCAAGGCTTTTCTTAAAGCCATTCATAAATAATTCCTGCTGCTCCTGCTCGAGCATTCCGAAAGGCTGTGTCTGATAATGAAAAATCTCGCTGGATTCCTTCATCACATAAACAGATAACATGTCATGGATTTTCAGGGCCTCGTTATCCGGTTTAAACTGTCTGCGAAAATGTGCAATGTCTTTTTTATTCATGTTTTTCCCACTCCTGATAGCTGTATATTGAGCATTTACTATTTTAATAAGAAAAGATAGAGGTTGATTCACTCTTCACCTCTATTAAGCATTCTATTAGTTTAACATATTAATATTCTTCTAAGTGCAGAAAGAATTTTTTGAAAGGCTGAGTAACATTGGGGTATTTAATATAACAGAACTCAGAGGAAAAATAGCAGAGAGTTCGAAAAAACGAACTATAATCATCTAGTTAATTTATTCTATAGGAGCAATTTAAAATGTTTTGGGACAAGAGGGAGAGGACCGTGAACAGAACCTGTATAGGTGTGATCTGTACCTAAATTCCCAGATTCCTGAACATGAATGTTTCAGATGGCGGTACTCTGCTTCACATTCCATACTGGATTTAGCCCTTTATCACCGTGCTTTTTCTTTATCTGCACAATGGGAACTGATAACGGCAATCATAATATCGTTTACGATATTTGTGCTCGGCGATCAAATCGTCGCTCTTTTTACCACAATTGAGGATGTAAGAATATTTACAAGCGGCTACTTAATATGGATGGTGGTTTTCCCTGTTGTTGGTTATTGGGGGCTGCAATTAGAAGGGATATTTTCCGGGGCGACTGAAGCGAAGTCTTTAGAAATTCAATAGCTTTAGCTTTAATGCTATTTTTGTTCGCTATCTGGCTGCTTGAGCCCTTATATGGGAATCACGGGATTTGGATAGCGTTCGTTTTATTCAGTCTTGCCAGGTCCGTATTCCTGTCACTATTTGTGCCAAAACTTACACGTTCTAAATTCGGGTTTTAGGGGAGCCGGGGGGCAGTTCCTCTGGTTCTTATTATCTTCCCAACTAAAACCAGTCAGCCGCTGCCAGAAGGAACAGGTGAAGCTTGTTCGCATATGAAGGGAACAAACTTATTTTTATGCAGAGGAGCAGTTAGACAATGGGGGGGGGAGGGACATTTCCTATGTCCCCAGTATCCCTTCGTCTGCGCGCAGAGCATTAGTTGGACAGTTTAGTTTCTGTCAGAATGGCATCATTTAATAAACAACTATCCAATCCTTTTTTGATAGTAAGGGGGTCTAAGTGATCTCCTATAAAGAGAAACTCGGATAAATTATCAGCGGCGGTCTGTTCATTATAATTCTTTTCCTCAGTAATGATTTCCACAGAAGGGCCGATTTGTGAAATCAAGTGAGTTTGCTTCTCCTGTGGAATATGACAAACAGCCTTTGTACGCAATGTTCCTTCAGGCAATTCCTGAAAGAACTTTTCAAGTCTTTCCATTGAAACAGGAAAAGAGCTGCGGTAAATGTAGGTATCAATCCCATACTCCCCCACAAGCACGAACGGTTTTTTCTGCTCAAAATGGTGTAATTGATACGTGTAAAGCTCGTGAGGCGTATTTTTTCGTCCATTATCTTTTTCGCAAGAAACCCTTATATCTCTTTTGAAATCAGCCATTGTTATGAGTTCAGCAAGAGGGTTCAGTTTTCCCAGAAACCAGTTTAGTTCCGCCAGCCGTTCCTTACTAACTTGATCGGGTTACCGAGAAGAACAACGTCAGCCATTTCTAAGGGGGAGATTAAAAGCTCTCCTAATGTAAATTCTTGTGATTCATTTCCCATTGAGGAGAGGTTTTCAACACTTTCTTTAGAAGAATAGTGAAACCAGAAGCTAACTGCATCAATGACATGAATATGCCGGGTACTAAGGAAAGAATTCTCTTCCATGAAGGAAGATAGCATATCGGGGGCGTGTACCTTATCCAGATCAACTATTAATTGCTCCGCCTTTTTGTTTTGCTGGTCTTTTAATACATATAAAAGCTCGT
Protein-coding regions in this window:
- a CDS encoding alpha/beta hydrolase, encoding MKKTVLFIHSAGPQEGGEGSSNLSAYLERKLGNQYNFVCPKMPNPENPKYILWKKQLEKDLDKLNGEVILIGHSLGVSVLLKYLSEESSNLIFCGLFIIASPYWGLDEDWQLKDFMLQSNFQKSLPEIPSLFLYHSRDEVIVPVKHHKTYSEKLPQASTRELEGNQHLFHNGLPVLVKDIERL
- a CDS encoding GNAT family N-acetyltransferase, which produces MFPTLETDRLVLREISKNDAEGIFACFSNANVTRYYGQETLENIEQASAFVDFFTNSYKEKRGIRWGIERKGTKGIIGTIGFNAWSPKHKRAEIGYEIHPKQWRKGYTSEAVSEVIEYGFGELGLTRIGALVFIDNEASNNLLAKVGFQKEGILRDYMYQNGEAYDTYVYSLLKNR
- a CDS encoding pyridoxamine 5'-phosphate oxidase family protein, which encodes MSNKPKQEEMETLRELIKDVETAMLTTATEEGLVSRPMKTQEVEFDGDLWFFTKKETNKYEEILHDQDVNVAYAGDSYVSVRGRAEIVEDVEKKKEFWSKGHEKIMQTSYDDPDIVLIKVNAEAAEYWDTGNFTKKIAFYYKRMTGQDSESADINETIELDK
- a CDS encoding YciI family protein, with amino-acid sequence MQYLISAYDGTDEKALERRLAVREEHLRLVEKRLAKGEHLYGGAILDDEGKMIGSMMVVDFPSREELDNWLKAEPYVVGNVWQKIDIQPFKVASLFLR
- a CDS encoding BCCT family transporter, with product MNTIKNLKTDWTTFAVSGGFLFLFVIIALANIDLVESMVTESFNWSVTFFGAYWQLLLLGNFVVGIILAFSKYGNLKLGKMEKPENGSFRWISMILCTLLASGGVFWAASEPIYHFVTTPPLFGNDGMTPQEAIIPALSQSFVHWGFLAWACLGTLSTIVLMYVHYHKGYPLKPRAILYPIFGEKIFNKSIIGSTADIVSIIAVAAGTMGPIGFLGLQIGYGLHFLFDIPNTLATNIIVVGALILIAAISVATGVDRGIQFLSRLNVIFVVALAAIILIIGPTMFLIDSFIGAQAFQLQNFFQMNLYRGDQAWLGYWTVFFWGWFLGYAPMLAIFISKISRGRSIRELIVAVSIIAPLVSNFWFSVVGGTGLSYELTNPGSISNPLAEGGMPATVMAVMDQLPMGFWLALGFLIVSIVFVSTTVDSISYTVAVTLQGTDHPQKWMRVFWVILFGILSAVLLTIGEGSIQALQNFIVVTAVPVSLLLLPPLWTAPAIVKQMDKEQKAEASAETAKEVKVKVAK
- a CDS encoding DUF4317 domain-containing protein, encoding MNKKDIAHFRRQFKPDNEALKIHDMLSVYVMKESSEIFHYQTQPFGMLEQEQQELFMNGFKKSLGGQLDEKLFELKFQRDVQDSSQLILHQALLSTDTEEWTNNMLRITEKILKTKEYEKDIVITFIRGEYFKSVKSQNEESEENERSPVYTHPFILCSINVTQDPKKELLFDYTQREFKYNIVVDPIINLNAPISGFLFPCFTNNAADVNHVLYAAGKANEPDYQFIEEVLNGEETITAAEDKIIFEEVVRNVTGDKVNTETLSRVYEEIHHIVEENKEAEEAPRLDYKDVERVLSSSGVKDINTEKVEAAFQTVVNDNRYEIKAKNIVPKYASKSIKIETKVANISISPQDLSYVKQINFYGKKYLMIEVDEDTVVDGFTMIPEALDGSTGE
- a CDS encoding GTP-binding protein; its protein translation is MADFKRDIRVSCEKDNGRKNTPHELYTYQLHHFEQKKPFVLVGEYGIDTYIYRSSFPVSMERLEKFFQELPEGTLRTKAVCHIPQEKQTHLISQIGPSVEIITEEKNYNEQTAADNLSEFLFIGDHLDPLTIKKGLDSCLLNDAILTETKLSN